The genomic window GGGCTTTTGGGTCTTCTCTACATCCTCAATCCTGGAGCGGGTGTTTTTGAGCTCATTCCAGATAATATACCATTTATTGGTAATCTCGATGAGGGAGCAGCCGTTCTGCTAATACTTGGTTGCTTGCGTCACTTCAATATTGATCTCACGAAATATTTCAAAAGATAAAAATTAATGTTATAAATTCCTATGGAAATTATTAGAAAGTACAAGCGTAATGACTGGTGGGATCTTCTCATTGTTATTGAGCAGGAGCTTGAACGCTCTCCTGTGAAAGAAACTTTTATCGATCTTTTAGATGAGCTTCGATGGCGTAAAGTTGAATCAATTTCTGAAGGGGCTTCATTTAAAATAAATGCCCCGGCCAAAGACCTCCTCGAGCGATTTGAAAAGATGATGGAGGAGAACCCAAGCTTCGCAACTGATGAAGATTTGCAAGAAGCAAAGTCAATTGTCGCTGAAATTACTAAGAAAAGGAAAATGGAATGAATAAGAGTTTAGTTACAAATTTATTATCAATTGTTCTAATTGGTGTTGGCTATATTTCACCAGTCTATGGTCCACAGTTGAAAACGATGGGGCTATACGCATTCTCTGGAGCGATTACTAATTGGCTCGCGATTCATATGCTATTTGAGAAGGTTCCTGGGCTTTATGGCTCAGGAATTGTGACAGAGCGATTTACTGAATTCAAGCAAGGCATTCGAAATTTGATGATGAATCAATTCTTTACTAAAGAGAACTTTGAAAAATTTATGAAGAGCAATTCACAGAGTTTGTTGAAGATTGAAGAAGAGTCTGTGATGGCCGCGATTGATTTTGACAAGGTATTCACAAAGCTCAAAAGTGCTATTATGAATTCACAATTTGGTGGAATGCTTGCAATGTTTGGCGGAGAAGCGGCCCTTGAGCCACTTAGGCCTCAGTTTGAAGCAAAGTTTAAAGAAATCATCGCTGAGATGCTACAAGATGAAAACTTTATTTCTAATTTAACCCAAAAAGGGGAGCAGAGCACGAGTATGTCTGACAGTGTTGAAGAAATGGTTGACGGTAGACTTAACGAACTTACACCTGTAATGGTTAAAGAAATAATTCAAGAGATGATTAGAGAACACCTTGGCTGGCTCGTTGTTTGGGGCGGAGTCTTTGGAGCACTAATCGGACTTGGAACTACATTTATCTAGGTATATATGACAGAACAAAAAAACAATCCTTTACATGGAAAGAGTTTGAAATCTATTCTTGAAGAACTAGTTGAAAAATTAGGCTTCGAAGAGCTTGGGAGGGTTGTAAAAATTAATTGTTTTATAAATGATCCAAGTATTCAGTCGAGCTTGAAGTTTCTAAGAAAGACACCTTGGGCAAGAGAGAAAGTTGAGAAGCTCTATGTAAGGCTTCTCAACATGGATAAGTAATTTGATTAGAGGTCGTTGAATCTCTCATCAAATTGAATATTGTGATAAACCTTAATAACATCTTCATCTGATTCTAGATTATCAACAAGCTTCATAATAGTTAGATAAGTTTCATCATCAACTTCTTTAAAAGTTGTAGGAACTTGCTCAAGTGAAGCTTCTTCTGGTTGAATTCCAATTTCTTCTAGCTTCTTCGTTACTGCTCCAAATACTTCCATTGGTCCTGTTACTGTGAAGTAACCATCTTCAACTTCGATATCTTCGGCTCCAGCATCAATCATCTCAAGAGTAAATTCATCCTCATCGATTTCGCCAACTGGAATTTCAAAAACGGCCTTTCTATCAAAAACAAATTGAAGAGAACCTGTTGTTCCAAGTGAACCACCAGCTTTCTTGAAGTAATTTCTAACATTGGCAACTGTTCTTGTGACGTTATTTGTAGATGCTTCTACGAATACTCCAACACCATTTGGCCCATAACCTTCATAAGTGATATCTTGGTAGCCGTCGTTATCACCACCAAGTCCTTTTTTAATTGCCTTATCAACATTGTCTTTTGGAACGTTATTCTTCTTACATTTTTCTAATGCAATTTTTAAAAGAAAGTTAGATCCTGGATCTTCTCCACCAGACTTTACAGCTTTTGTTACTTCGAAGAGAATCTTTGTATAGATCTGACTTTTAAGTTTATCTGCGGCACCTTTTTTCTTTTCGATGTTCGCCCATTTTCTTCCCATATATCTACCTCTGCTTTTTTTGGACATTATAGTAATGAAAAGGCCCATTAAAAAGACCTTTTTATTTAGCAGGTGCAAAAGAATTCGCACAATGCATTGTTTTAATGCTATATAGGGGCATGGACAATAAATTTAATAAACTAGCACTAAATAAAGAGCTCTTAAATAACCTAAAAGAGCTTAAATACAATGAGATGACGCCGATTCAGGCACTGTCTTTACCAATAATTATCAAAGGACAGGATATTATTGCAATGGCCAAGACGGGGAGTGGAAAAACTGCTGCTTTTGGCCTTGGGATCTTAAATAAGATTCATGTTCCAAATTTTGGTGTTCAGGCACTTATTCTATGCCCGACGAGAGAGCTTGCAAGTCAGGTCGCCGAAGAGTTGAGAAGACTTGCGAGGATGACAAAGAATCTGAAGGTTTTGACAATTTCGGGTGGAACTTCAGAGTATCACCAGGAGAAATCACTCTCGCATGGGGCCCATATTATCGTAGGGACTCCTGGGAGAGTTCTGAGACTTCTTAAGAAAAAATCGCTCAATCTTTCACAAGTAAATAGCTTTGTTCTTGATGAAGCCGATCGCATGCTGGATATGGGATTTATTGAAGATATCTCAAAAATTAATACCTATCTTCGTGAGAATGAACATCAGTCGATGTTGTTCTCGGCAACATTTCCTGAAGAAATTGTGGAGCTAAGTAAAAATATTCTTAAAGATCCAGTTGAGGTAAGTGTTGATGTTGAGCACGAAGAGACTTCTATTGAAGAAATTTTCTATGAACTTAAAACTCATAAAGAAAAAGATAAGGCCCTTTTAAAAGTACTTGGTGATTTTCAACCTGAGCGTGCAATTATTTTTTGTAAGACTAAGAAAACATCCGATGATGTCTCAAATTTTTTACAAGATAAAGGGATTGCAGCTTTGAGTATTCACGGAGACCTTGAGCAGAATGAAAGAACAGCAACTCTTGAGATGTTTGCCAATAGTTCGCTTTCCATTCTTGTTGCCACTGATGTCGCTGCGCGAGGGATTGATATTAAGGAGCTTCCCTTAGTTGTAAATTACGATATTACTGACGATCCAGAGGTTTATACCCATCGTATCGGAAGAACTGGCCGTGCAGGAAATCAAGGTGTCGCAGTTACTTTTAATGTTGAATATGAAGCCCATAAAATTGATCGAATTAGTGAATTTAAAAATAAAGATATACAGGT from Bacteriovorax sp. Seq25_V includes these protein-coding regions:
- a CDS encoding VF530 family DNA-binding protein; this encodes MTEQKNNPLHGKSLKSILEELVEKLGFEELGRVVKINCFINDPSIQSSLKFLRKTPWAREKVEKLYVRLLNMDK
- a CDS encoding DUF1232 domain-containing protein — protein: MNKEKIKSIVAILGGLLGLLYILNPGAGVFELIPDNIPFIGNLDEGAAVLLILGCLRHFNIDLTKYFKR
- a CDS encoding YebC/PmpR family DNA-binding transcriptional regulator is translated as MGRKWANIEKKKGAADKLKSQIYTKILFEVTKAVKSGGEDPGSNFLLKIALEKCKKNNVPKDNVDKAIKKGLGGDNDGYQDITYEGYGPNGVGVFVEASTNNVTRTVANVRNYFKKAGGSLGTTGSLQFVFDRKAVFEIPVGEIDEDEFTLEMIDAGAEDIEVEDGYFTVTGPMEVFGAVTKKLEEIGIQPEEASLEQVPTTFKEVDDETYLTIMKLVDNLESDEDVIKVYHNIQFDERFNDL
- the dbpA gene encoding ATP-dependent RNA helicase DbpA, which produces MDNKFNKLALNKELLNNLKELKYNEMTPIQALSLPIIIKGQDIIAMAKTGSGKTAAFGLGILNKIHVPNFGVQALILCPTRELASQVAEELRRLARMTKNLKVLTISGGTSEYHQEKSLSHGAHIIVGTPGRVLRLLKKKSLNLSQVNSFVLDEADRMLDMGFIEDISKINTYLRENEHQSMLFSATFPEEIVELSKNILKDPVEVSVDVEHEETSIEEIFYELKTHKEKDKALLKVLGDFQPERAIIFCKTKKTSDDVSNFLQDKGIAALSIHGDLEQNERTATLEMFANSSLSILVATDVAARGIDIKELPLVVNYDITDDPEVYTHRIGRTGRAGNQGVAVTFNVEYEAHKIDRISEFKNKDIQVVKLEEFDATEYLVHPPMSTIYISGGKKDKLRPGDILGAIVGETQLGADIVGNISISNIVSFVAIKKEHAKLVVSKLQNGRIKNRRFRVGFA